From a region of the uncultured Desulfatiglans sp. genome:
- a CDS encoding SagB-type dehydrogenase domain protein — protein MIDSGRQYHHRTSYERGRLDGHFLDWANQPDVYKGYPGEVGLVDLHREVRGPEGRLSDVLKRTPGEIPPLTLELLSSVLGTAYTLTARTRHSDGEFFFRSVPSAGALYPFELYLAAGSVEGLEDGLYHFSIARHGLSRLRRIGPVKEDASPHLVFFMTAIFFRSAWKYRDRAYRYHLMDTGHLVENLVLTLRAFGLPCRLSYDFEDKRANAFLGVDPRREVCLAVLQVADPAMGPFRFPDHAEALPEAIQAASRVSSREIDYPLPAEMHACSAHAAHTPVGVPAAAQGLGPAPEEWRPLPNADHWPERLDFAEAAARRRSLRNFVPRVLEWDRFAALLSVLCLDGQSGGVERMRDHCVCPGLLAGNVEGVDPGFYLVDPAAASWGAAARGALIEPMMRVCLDQEWLSHCALQMVMIANLDLLEEAWGPRGYRYAMLTAGRLGERVYLAATAMGLGCCGIGAFYDREAAKLLGLNQSSRMLYLLGVGPVKKLPHDS, from the coding sequence ATGATCGACTCAGGCAGACAATACCACCATCGCACGAGCTACGAGCGGGGCAGGCTGGACGGGCACTTTCTGGATTGGGCCAACCAGCCCGATGTGTACAAAGGATACCCCGGGGAGGTGGGATTGGTGGATCTGCACCGGGAGGTGCGCGGGCCGGAGGGGCGGCTCTCCGATGTTCTGAAGAGAACCCCGGGGGAAATACCCCCGCTGACGCTGGAGCTGTTGAGCAGTGTGCTCGGGACGGCGTACACGCTGACGGCGAGGACGCGCCACTCCGATGGGGAGTTCTTCTTCAGGAGCGTCCCATCGGCAGGCGCCCTTTACCCCTTCGAACTTTATCTGGCCGCCGGGTCGGTGGAGGGGCTGGAGGACGGGCTCTATCATTTTTCCATCGCCAGACACGGCCTGTCAAGGCTGCGCCGCATCGGCCCGGTAAAGGAAGACGCCTCGCCGCACCTGGTCTTTTTCATGACGGCCATTTTCTTTCGGAGCGCCTGGAAATACCGGGACCGGGCCTACCGATACCACTTGATGGACACGGGGCATTTGGTGGAGAACCTGGTCTTGACCCTCAGGGCTTTCGGTCTGCCCTGCCGGCTGAGCTATGATTTCGAGGACAAGAGGGCCAACGCCTTCCTGGGGGTCGACCCGAGGCGGGAGGTGTGCCTGGCTGTCCTGCAGGTGGCTGATCCGGCAATGGGGCCATTCCGCTTTCCGGATCATGCGGAGGCCCTTCCTGAAGCCATCCAGGCCGCCAGCCGCGTTTCATCCAGAGAGATCGATTATCCTCTGCCCGCGGAGATGCATGCCTGCAGCGCCCACGCGGCGCACACTCCTGTCGGCGTGCCTGCGGCGGCTCAGGGCCTGGGGCCTGCGCCCGAGGAGTGGCGTCCCCTGCCCAATGCCGACCACTGGCCCGAGAGGCTGGATTTCGCCGAGGCGGCGGCGAGGCGGAGGTCCCTCCGCAATTTTGTGCCCAGGGTCCTGGAATGGGATCGATTCGCAGCCCTGCTGTCGGTGCTTTGCCTGGACGGCCAGTCGGGGGGCGTGGAGCGGATGCGGGACCACTGTGTTTGTCCGGGGCTATTGGCCGGAAACGTTGAAGGGGTGGACCCGGGCTTCTACCTGGTGGACCCTGCCGCCGCCTCCTGGGGGGCGGCCGCCCGCGGCGCCCTGATCGAGCCCATGATGCGGGTGTGCCTGGATCAGGAGTGGCTTTCGCACTGTGCCCTGCAGATGGTCATGATCGCCAACCTGGATCTCCTCGAAGAGGCCTGGGGGCCGCGCGGGTACCGCTACGCCATGCTCACGGCGGGGCGGCTCGGAGAGAGGGTGTATCTGGCGGCGACGGCCATGGGGTTGGGCTGCTGCGGCATCGGCGCTTTTTACGACCGCGAGGCAGCCAAACTGCTGGGCTTGAACCAGTCCTCCAGGATGCTCTACCTGCTGGGTGTGGGTCCGGTGAAAAAATTACCCCACGATTCCTGA